A section of the Cottoperca gobio chromosome 17, fCotGob3.1, whole genome shotgun sequence genome encodes:
- the rb1cc1 gene encoding LOW QUALITY PROTEIN: RB1-inducible coiled-coil protein 1 (The sequence of the model RefSeq protein was modified relative to this genomic sequence to represent the inferred CDS: deleted 2 bases in 2 codons): MKLYVFQVNNGSTLTFDTDLAVQTVLELKHAIQAKYKIAIQHQVLVVNGGECMAAERRVCSYSAGTETNPIFLFNKEMILCDRDPTIPKTTFSIESEIQVKVEESLLMPAVFHTVASRTQLALEMFEVATKLCSFCERLVHDEHLQHQGWAAIMANLDDCTLSYQKLLVKFDTSYANYQHDLEQIKIKLTKLGTSVSVMARIPLLECLTRHSYRESMEKSGSTPGKDSDQTEEEKSTDSVLRGTDTQRPSKSSAPYSASGTATCEPTRDQEMHEMTDSGGLRAALLDDDDDGDDDDDDDTTDDDDDDYCPELTNPSCFNVTLLDWINVQDRPNDVESVVRKCFDSINRLDPRIIQPFLTDCRDTIGKLDNQNMKAIKGLEDRLYALDQMIASCKKLVNEQKELAQGFLANQKRAENLKDTSVLPDLCLSHTNQLMIMLNNHRKLLDIKKKCTTAKQELANNLQVRLKWCCYVMLHADQDGEKLQALLRLLTELIERVRVVEALSTVPQMYCLAVVEVVRRKMFMRHYREWAYALVKDGKRLYEAEKFKRESFGKLFRKSFLRNRLFRGLDSWPPTSFCTRKPRRFDDELPDISLDDLQYLKSCCPLEVQPFLMVPTMCDFEPLNRHVETLHQLVQAAQSVDEMSQTITDLLSEQRISFSRRSSVLTPQSGSMPGSTTPRSSKTPSSLNLQGPSCQPHVPVPAPLEDLSPDSIDAQTFDFETIGHPNMDPVLQQGSLDLDSLAESPESDFMSAVNEFVIEENLTSPNPISDPISPEMMVESLYSSVINAIDNKRMQDTTILERENSRITVLKQVIDKYRSTAEESHSNFRSVKEDLHHLRGLVLKEQNDFGFVLKNMTTEVRSIVDNICQIHKLELQEQHQSELLSLRQELEKQVQTLTEENQVNQNIVRDVQHAMLELEGLMERKEKELTQLENEKERWVETQSNQTDRIKDLEQMINDQTEEIKTLSASRDSLTSQLENLHFEIERSQQKIRQELEVVEQSHLKEMEDKMKQEHAAELETVTKDNHEALKHLAAENSAKLSEAADHHATALKEKDSQIKGMEARVTELAELRCKVEVELALKESETEEVRLLFEEAKMQQTEAVKSQVEAQTKVLGEELADIKKQLHVKNEEYEVDLAELRSLMRIEKDHCISELVDRHEEETICLHNELSSLQRQAQDVDKNHAEHQQKLRQDLDQQTAALSEEKEKQFRSFQELEQELRTVISNLQAENDLLSKKLEQDRPAIEKDLEKEEAPEVASQDALKELEQQKEDMEKRLLDKIRQLEEELHERQSSKSDEGLSLHAEGRADAGAPLSLDSALQERLQQERASLQSQMDILEKKKNEEMQNLKTSLIAEQQTNFNTVLTREKLKKEQIINELTEKLRKVTQQQEKDKVLIETLSEDRASVMQEKKHLEEELNRLRSTALVSSSFFTPHHSALEIPEAGAAARALLVAGAFSSELMADTGRLASVAAIRDDEQVDSAVEASMVTVHDNILMSEEKQRILLLERTLHMKEEENKRLSQRLMSQSMSSVSSRHSDKIAIRDFQVGDLVLIILDERHDNYVLFTVGPTLYFLHSESLTALDLKPASGTSRRPWVLGKVMEKEYCQAKKAQNRFKVPLGTKFYRVKAVPWNRKV; this comes from the exons ATGAAGTTGTATGTGTTCCAGGTCAACAATGGCAGCACATTGACATTTGACACTGATCTTGCTGTCCAAAC TGTACTGGAGCTTAAACATGCCATCCAAGCCAAATATAAGATTGCAATTCAACATCAAGTCCTTGTTGTCAATGGAGGGGAATGTATGGCTGCAGAGAGACGTGTCTGCAGCTACAGTGCTGGCACT GAAACAAACCCCATATTCCTCTTCAACAAAGAGATGATCTTGTGTGACCGGGATCCAACGATCCCCAAAACCACCTTCTCGATTGAGAGTGAGATTCAGGTTAAGGTGGAGGAGTCTCTACTGATGCCAGCTGTCTTTCACACTGTTGCCTCACGAACACAACTTGCTCTG GAAATGTTTGAAGTTGCCACGAAACTTTGCTCTTTCTGTGAACGATTGGTTCATGATGAACACCTTCAACACCAAGGCTGGGCTGCCATTATGGCTAATCTGGACGACTGCACTCTGTCTTATCAGAAGTTGCTTGTGAAATTTGACACTTCATACGCAAATTATCAACATGACTtggaacaaattaaaataaaacttacaAA GTTAGGGACATCGGTTTCTGTAATGGCGAGGATACCTCTGCTGGAATGTTTGACAAGACACAGTTACAGAGAGAGCATGGAGAAGTCTGGCTCGACCCCAGGAAAGGATTCAGATCAGACGGAAGAAGAGAAATCCACCGACTCTGTGCTCCGTGGTACTGATACACAGAGGCCCTCCAAATCATCGGCACCCTACTCTGCTTCGGGGACAGCCACATGTGAGCCAACTAGAGACCAGGAAATGCATGAAATGACTGACAGTGGTGGGCTGAGAGCTGCGCTattagatgatgatgatgatggtgatgacgacgacgacgacgac acgactgatgatgatgatgatgattattgtCCAGAGCTCACCAACCCGTCCTGCTTCAATGTCACGCTATTAGACTGGATCAACGTGCAAGACCGACCCAATGATGTGGAATCGGTCGTAAGGAAATGCTTTGACTCGATCAATAGG CTTGACCCTCGGATTATTCAACCCTTCCTGACAGATTGTCGTGACACAATTGGCAAGCTAGATAATCAAAACATGAAAGCCATCAAGGGGCTTGAGGATAGGTTGTACGCTCTTGACCAAATGATTGCAAGCTGTAAGAAGTTGGTGAATGAACAGAAAGAACTCGCTCAG GGATTTTTGGCCAATCAGAAGCGGGCTGAAAACCTAAAGGATACATCTGTTCTGCCTGACTTGTGTCTGAGTCACACCAACCAGCTGATGATCATGCTGAACAACCACAGAAAGCTGCTAGACATCAAGAAGAAGTGCACCACTGCCAAACAAGAACTTGCAAACAACCTTCAAGTCCGACTCAA ATGGTGCTGCTACGTGATGCTTCATGCAGACCAGGACGGGGAGAAGCTTCAGGCTCTACTCAGACTTCTGACGGAGCTCATAGAAAGAGTGAGGGTGGTGGAGGCCCTCAGTACTGTGCCCCAGATGTACTGCTTGGCGGTGGTGGAAGTCGTCAGGCGAAAAATGTTTATGCGCCACTACAGAGAG TGGGCTTATGCACTTGTGAAAGATGGGAAACGCCTGTACGAGGCAGAGAAGTTCAAAAGGGAATCCTTCGGGAAACTCTTTA ggAAGTCTTTCCTCAGAAATCGTTTGTTTCGAGGACTCGATTCATGGCCCCCGACATCATTTTGT ACACGAAAGCCCAGAAGGTTTGACGACGAACTTCCAGACATCTCACTTGATGACCTGCAGTACTTGAAATCTTGTTGTCCTTTAGAGGTGCAGCCTTTCCTTAT ggTTCCAACAATGTGTGATTTCGAGCCCTTAAATCGGCACGTAGAGACGCTTCACCAGCTGGTCCAAGCTGCACAGAGCGTGGATGAGATGTCTCAAACTATCACTGACCTGCTCAGTGAACAAAGG ATATCCTTTAGTCGGAGATCATCCGTGTTGACCCCACAGTCGGGAAGCATGCCAGGGTCCACGACACCGAGATCCTCCAAAACCCCTTCCTCTCTTAACCTTCAGGGACCCAGCTGCCAGCCCCATGTTCCCGTCCCAGCTCCTCTGGAGGACTTATCCCCAGACAGCATAGATGCacaaacatttgactttgaaaCCATTGGCCACCCGAACATGGATCCAGTCCTGCAGCAGGGCTCCCTGGACTTGGATTCTCTAGCAGAGAGCCCTGAATCTGACTTCATGTCTGCGGTCAACGAGTTTGTGATTGAAGAGAACTTGACCTCTCCAAACCCCATCAGTGACCCTATCAGTCCTGAAATGATGGTGGAGTCGCTGTACTCTTCAGTCATCAATGCTATTGACAACAAGCGTATGCAGGATACCACAATACTAGAGAGGGAGAACTCAAGGATCACTGTCCTCAAACAAGTAATTGACAAGTACCGATCCACTGCAGAGGAGTCCCATTCAAACTTCAGAAGTGTAAAGGAGGACCTCCATCACTTGAGAGGCCTGGTTTTAAAGGAACAAAATGACTTTGGCTTCGTTTTGAAGAATATGACCACAGAGGTGCGCAGCATTGTGGACAACATCTGCCAGATCCACAAACTAGAACTGCAGGAGCAGCATCAGAGTGAGCTTCTCTCCCTTCGGCAAGAGCTTGAGAAGCAGGTTCAGACCCTAACGGAGGAAAACCAAGTAAACCAGAATATTGTCAGAGATGTCCAGCATGCAATGCTGGAGCTGGAG GGCTTGATGGAGCGCAAAGAGAAGGAACTTACTCAGCTCGAGAATGAGAAAGAGCGATGGGTTGAAACGCAGAGTAACCAGACAGATAGGATCAAAGACCTGGAGCAGATGATCAACGATCAAACCGAAGAGATCAAGACGCTCTCAGCTTCAAGAGACTCTCTGACCAGCCAGCTTGAGAATTTGCACTTTGAGATTGAACGTAGCCAGCAGAAGATCCGGCAGGAGTTGGAAGTTGTCGAGCAGTCCCACTTAAAGGAGATGGAGGACAAAATGAAGCAGGAACACGCAGCAGAACTGGAGACCGTTACCAAGGATAACCATGAGGCTCTGAAACATCTGGCTGCTGAAAATAGTGCAAAGTTAAGTGAGGCAGCTGATCACCATGCCACTGCACTTAAAGAGAAGGACAGCCAAATTAAAGGCATGGAGGCTCGTGTTACTGAGCTTGCAGAACTCCGCTGCAAAGTAGAGGTGGAGCTAGCCCTCAAAGAGTCGGAGACAGAAGAGGTGAGGCTCTTATTTGAGGAGGCCAAGATGCAGCAGACTGAGGCTGTGAAGTCCCAGGTAGAGGCTCAGACCAAAGTCCTTGGCGAGGAGCTGgcagatataaaaaaacagcTTCATGTAAAAAACGAGGAGTATGAAGTGGACCTAGCGGAGCTGAGGAGTCTCATGAGGATTGAGAAGGACCACTGCATCTCAGAGCTGGTGGACAGACACGAGGAGGAGACTATTTGTTTGCACAACGAGCTCTCCTCCCTGCAGCGGCAAGCCCAGGATGTAGATAAGAACCATGCCGAGCACCAACAGAAACTTAGGCAGGACTTGGACCAGCAAACGGCTGCTCTAagtgaagaaaaggaaaagcagttcAGGAGTTTCCAGGAACTGGAGCAAGAGTTGAGGACTGTTATCAGCAATTTGCAGGCAGAAAATGACCTGCTCTCCAAAAAACTAGAGCAGGACAGACCAGCAATCGAGAAAGatttagaaaaagaagaggCCCCTGAGGTTGCATCACAAGATGCCTTAAAAGAGTTGGAGCAGCAGAAGGAGGACATGGAGAAGAGACTGCTTGACAAAATAAGACAACTTGAGGAGGAGCTTCATGAGAGACAATCCTCAAAAAG TGATGAGGGGTTGTCGCTGCATGCTGAGGGGCGTGCAGATGCCGGAGCACCTCTGTCTCTAGACTCGGCGCTACAAGAGCGGCTGCAGCAGGAGAGGGCCTCCCTGCAGTCCCAGATGGACAtcctggagaaaaagaagaacgaGGAGATGCAGAACCTCAAGACATCGCTAATCGCAGAGCAGCAG ACCAATTTCAACACTGTTCTAACCCGAGAGAAGCTGAAGAAGGAGCAGATCATCAATGAGCTCACGGAGAAGTTGAGGAAAGTTACACAACAGCAGGAGAAGGACAAAG TTCTGATCGAGACGCTCTCCGAGGACAGAGCTAGTGTCATGCAGGAGAAGAAACACTTGGAAGAAGAGCTTAACCGCTTGCGCAGCACCGCTCTggtctcctcttccttcttcacTCCTCACCACTCAGCTCTGGAGATCCCAGAAGCAGGAGCTGCAGCTCGAGCTCTGCTTGTCGCTGGGGCTTTTTCCTCTGAGCTCATGGCTGATACCGGCAGACTGGCCTCTGTGGCAGCCATTCGAGATGACGAACAGGTTGATTCAGCAGTGGAAGCAAGCATGGTGACAGTCCA TGATAACATCCTGATGTCGGAGGAGAAACAGCGGATACTCCTACTTGAGAGG ACTTTACAcatgaaggaagaagaaaacaagcgCCTCAGTCAAAGACTG ATGTCTCAAAGCATGTCGTCTGTGTCGTCACGGCATTCAGACAAAATCGCCATCAGAGA TTTCCAGGTAGGCGATTTGGTTCTAATCATCCTGGATGAAAGGCACGACAACTACGTGCTGTTCACGGTCGGTCCCACCCTCTACTTCCTCCACTCAGAGTCTCTCACTGCACTGGACCTCAAACCAG CATCAGGGACTTCAAGACGGCCGTGGGTACTTGGAAAGGTGATGGAGAAGGAATATTGCCAGGCAAAAAAG GCCCAGAACAGGTTCAAGGTTCCTTTAGGAACCAAGTTCTACAGAGTGAAAGCTGTTCCATGGAACAGAAAAGTATAA